A stretch of DNA from Candidatus Paceibacterota bacterium:
GGCAAACGCCCCCGGCCCGAACAGGTAGGTCGTATAGACCGTCCCATCCGTGGTGCCCGCGCGCGTCGGCAGGTTGTCGTCCACCACCACCCTCCGGCCCTGGAAGCTCGCCAGACTCGGCTTCCCCTGGCTGTCCGGCAGGAAGTCAATCAGGTCGAGCTTCTTCAAGGCAGCTTCAGTGCCCGAATGCATCGCCACCGCCGTCAGCCGGCTGGCCGCATCGCCCAGCTTCGCGCAAGCATCCACGAACGTCGCACCATTGAGCCGAGTGGTCGCCGACTGCCCGGCCACCGACTCCGAGTGAATCGCCAGCAGATTGCCGCTCATGCTGGCCGCCGCGAACATCCCCTTGAGACAGGAGATCACCAGCCCCTCATCCGTCCGCGCCCAATAGGCCGCCACCAGGTCCACAATTGCCTGCATGGGATCATCACCCGAGATCACCTTCGCCAGGTGGTTTACACTCCACACCTGCGCGTCGTTGTGAATCCGGGCAATGTCAGTGTCCGCCTGGATCTTGTTCACCGTCAGCGACGCCGAATCGCTCAAGAGCTGTCGGGTCGCAGTCAGGTCCTTCCAGAACGGCATCTTCACTTCCCGCCCGCCGCCCTGCGCCAACTCATCAAACTCGGGCGCCATCTCGATGATGCCCGACTCGCCAAAGCGCGACAGTTCCGCTGTCCGCTCGATGGCATATTTTTCGAACTCCGTGGGGATGATAATGTCCGCCACTGCTGTCTTAGCCATATCTCACAATCTCCGGTTGTGACCCGCGTGGATCAGGCCGCGGCCCTGAGCCGTGCCGCCAACTGCGGGTCGGATTTCTGCAACTTCATTTGCTCCGTGAGGTTCCACGTGTCCTTACGGAACGGGTTCTTCACGGACCTGTTACCGACTCCACCGGAGCCGTTGCTGGCAGCACCGCTGCCCGCATTCGATTCAAACAGATGAGGAGCGTCAGCAACCTGCTGCTCAACCCACTCATCCAAAGTCATCGGCGTGATTCCATCTTTCCCAACACGCACCGTCTGGCCATCGGCCTCGTAGGCGCGCGGCGCGCCATCCACCAGGCGGAACACAGTTCGCGCTCGCGCCGTGATGTCAGGGATCGCCGTAGGCCGCAGCCCACGCTTCGTCGCGGTGGTAATCACGCCCTGGTCAATCTGAATGGCCGTCAGCCGGCCATTCAGTGAATCCCGCTCGGAAGTCACTGCCGCGAACTGCTTGTCCCACTCCGTTTTCGCAGTCTTGAGGCGGTTCTCGACAACCTTGTCCACTTCGCCGCTCTTGATCTGCTGCGCTTCCTCGAGCCGCTGCTTCTCCTCGGCCAACTTTCGCACCTCGTCAGGATCAATCCCCTCAAAGCGCTTCTTCTGTTCCGCGAGCTGATTGCTCAGCGCGATGTTGTTCGCGCGGAACTCATCCAGCTTCGCTTTGTCCGCCGCGCCATCCACATCCAGCAACCAGGCGCCATCGCGCTCCACATAGAGCGCCTGCTGCTCCGCCGGAATTTCATCCTTCGACTTGATCTTGTATTTCAGTGCCATAACTCACTCACACCTGCTCCGCCGCACCATGCGCCGGAGCCAAAGCCTCTTGCGCCACCCGCTCGCGCTCATCCCTCTTGATCAGCGCCGCCTCTTCCGAATTTGTTCTGCCCTCGGGAAGGACCTCACCCCGGCGGAACAATTCATGCATCGTGTCCTGGCTGATCGCCCCTGCTTGCCACGCCGCCACAATCGCCTGCACATCCTGGCTCGCTAGACCCTTCGTGCTGAAATCAGTGTTGAGCTGCATCAGCACTTGCGTGTCGCTCACGTCATCCGGGAGTTCCTCCGTCGAGTTCCACCAATACACCCAACGCAGCACCTGCGTCAGCGACTCGCTCACGCTGAAGGCCACACCACCGAGGATGCTGTATTCGCCCGACTGCCGTAGCTCAATCGCCGTAGCCGTCTCGCCCACCCGC
This window harbors:
- a CDS encoding coat protein, coding for MAKTAVADIIIPTEFEKYAIERTAELSRFGESGIIEMAPEFDELAQGGGREVKMPFWKDLTATRQLLSDSASLTVNKIQADTDIARIHNDAQVWSVNHLAKVISGDDPMQAIVDLVAAYWARTDEGLVISCLKGMFAAASMSGNLLAIHSESVAGQSATTRLNGATFVDACAKLGDAASRLTAVAMHSGTEAALKKLDLIDFLPDSQGKPSLASFQGRRVVVDDNLPTRAGTTDGTVYTTYLFGPGAFAKGVSPLDGAPLQGGHGTEGVELARVPLDSDTVLINRRRYILHPRGVKFTSASVAGDSPTNAELETSSNWVRIWENKNVRLVAITHNN